The Comamonas sp. 26 DNA window ACTTGGGGCCCAAGGCGATTCGCGTGAACGGAATTGCCCCAGGTGCCACGCTGACCGATGCGCTGAAGTCCGTATTGAACGATGAGATAGAGGCTCAAATGCTGGCTCACACACCCATCAACAGGCTGGGCGTGCCGCAGGACATGGCCAATGCGGCATTGTTCCTGTGCAGTCCCGCGGCAGCTTGGATTAGCGGACAGATTCTTACGGTTTCGGGGGGCGGCGTGCAGGAGCTGGATTGAGCGCCTGACTCCCCGCCGTCATAACCTCAGCGAATTTTTACAGGCGCGATACCGCATCATCCCCAGAGCACCGGCTTATTGACCATCAAGTAATACGTACCCGCCATGGCAATAAACGCGGGGTAGCCCAGAGATTCCCAGCGCAGCTGGTATTGCTGATAGAGCTGGGGCAGGGTTTGATTCTGGGTATGGGCCTCATTGGCCATGGCTGCCATGCGAATCTGCAGCCACACCACGGGCAGCCAGCAAATACCGGCCAGTACATATAGCCCCAGTGACAGCGCCAGCCAGGGCGTGCTGAGTGGGTATCCGGCCATATAGGCCATGGCGATGCCGGTGATGGGCTGAATAAAAATGCAGGGCGTGGTGAACCACCAGTCCGCCCGCACGACGAGACGGCTGACGACGGCTTGCGCGGGCACGGAGCCGCTGCGGTTGGCAAAGAACATGTAAAAGGCCGAGCCAAGACCGGTGCCCACCAGCAACACGCTGGAGA harbors:
- a CDS encoding DUF2269 domain-containing protein: MNTYLLLKTLHILSSVLLVGTGLGSAFYMFFANRSGSVPAQAVVSRLVVRADWWFTTPCIFIQPITGIAMAYMAGYPLSTPWLALSLGLYVLAGICWLPVVWLQIRMAAMANEAHTQNQTLPQLYQQYQLRWESLGYPAFIAMAGTYYLMVNKPVLWG